A genomic window from Flintibacter sp. KGMB00164 includes:
- the nusG gene encoding transcription termination/antitermination protein NusG has protein sequence MADNANWYVVHTYSGYENTVKATIEKYVENRHLQDMIHEISIPLETVTEITDNGPKEVERKVFPGYVLVKMVMNDETWHVVRNIRGVTGFLGEGNKPIPLSEDDVASLGVEKREVVVGYQVGDSVKITDGALESFLGTVEELDLERGKVRVVVSMFGRETPVELELDQVEPMEQ, from the coding sequence ATGGCTGACAACGCGAACTGGTATGTGGTCCACACTTATTCCGGCTATGAGAATACCGTGAAGGCCACCATCGAGAAGTATGTTGAAAACCGCCATCTCCAGGATATGATCCATGAGATCAGCATCCCTCTGGAAACCGTAACCGAGATCACAGACAACGGTCCTAAGGAAGTGGAGCGTAAGGTCTTCCCCGGCTATGTTCTGGTGAAGATGGTCATGAACGACGAGACCTGGCACGTGGTGCGCAACATCCGTGGCGTCACCGGCTTCCTGGGCGAGGGCAACAAGCCCATCCCCCTCTCTGAGGACGACGTGGCCTCCCTTGGCGTGGAAAAGCGCGAGGTGGTCGTCGGTTATCAGGTGGGCGACAGCGTAAAGATCACCGACGGCGCTCTGGAATCCTTCCTGGGCACCGTGGAGGAGCTGGATCTGGAGCGCGGCAAAGTCCGGGTGGTGGTGTCCATGTTCGGACGCGAGACTCCCGTGGAGCTGGAGCTGGACCAGGTCGAGCCCATGGAGCAGTGA
- the secE gene encoding preprotein translocase subunit SecE, which translates to MAENEKLEQTAKAASDKAEKAKKDKKSDKKSKPGFFARIGRWFRELKVELKKVVWPTGKQTLNNTLIVIACVVFVGVFIWIFDAVAGGLIQALIHLVAG; encoded by the coding sequence ATGGCTGAGAACGAAAAGCTGGAGCAGACTGCGAAGGCTGCTTCCGACAAGGCTGAGAAGGCCAAGAAGGACAAGAAGTCCGACAAGAAGTCCAAGCCCGGATTCTTCGCCCGCATCGGCCGCTGGTTCCGGGAACTGAAGGTCGAGCTGAAGAAGGTGGTCTGGCCCACCGGAAAGCAGACCCTGAACAACACGCTGATCGTGATCGCCTGCGTGGTGTTCGTCGGTGTTTTCATCTGGATCTTCGACGCGGTGGCTGGCGGCCTGATTCAGGCCCTGATCCACCTGGTGGCAGGTTAA
- the rpmG gene encoding 50S ribosomal protein L33, with the protein MASKAGARIKITLRCSECKQRNYNTMKNKKNTPDRLELNKYCPFCRKHTVHNETK; encoded by the coding sequence ATGGCAAGCAAGGCCGGCGCGCGCATTAAGATCACCCTGCGGTGCTCTGAGTGCAAGCAGAGAAACTACAACACCATGAAGAACAAGAAGAATACCCCCGACCGTCTGGAGCTCAACAAGTACTGCCCCTTCTGCAGAAAGCACACTGTCCACAACGAGACGAAGTGA
- a CDS encoding putative heavy metal-binding protein, whose translation MILTTTPSVEGRSIAEYKGIVFGEVISGVDVIKDFTAGLSNFFGGRSATYEDELTSAREQALQELEQRAARLGADAVVGIDVDYEVLGSNNGMLMVTISGTAVTLC comes from the coding sequence ATGATCCTCACTACCACTCCCAGTGTGGAAGGCCGCTCCATTGCCGAGTACAAGGGCATCGTCTTCGGCGAGGTCATTTCCGGCGTGGATGTGATCAAGGACTTTACCGCCGGTCTGAGCAACTTCTTCGGCGGGCGCTCCGCCACCTATGAGGATGAGCTGACTTCGGCCCGGGAACAGGCGCTCCAGGAGCTGGAGCAGCGTGCCGCCCGTCTGGGCGCCGATGCGGTGGTGGGTATCGATGTGGACTATGAGGTGCTGGGTTCCAACAATGGAATGCTGATGGTCACCATCAGCGGCACCGCCGTTACTCTGTGCTGA
- a CDS encoding Dabb family protein yields the protein MVRHIVSWNFKPELTEQQRKELAVQVVEQLNALQGQIPGLVHIQAHCPPMDSSNCDLVLYSEVSCPEDLPAYQNHPAHQAVLPLIKENFCDRRCCDF from the coding sequence ATGGTTCGTCACATTGTTTCCTGGAATTTCAAGCCTGAACTGACCGAGCAGCAGCGCAAGGAGCTGGCTGTCCAGGTCGTGGAGCAGCTCAACGCTCTCCAGGGACAGATCCCGGGTCTTGTCCACATTCAGGCCCACTGCCCCCCCATGGACAGCAGCAACTGCGACCTGGTTCTCTATTCTGAGGTCTCCTGCCCGGAGGATCTGCCCGCCTATCAGAACCACCCCGCCCACCAGGCAGTACTCCCCCTGATCAAAGAAAACTTCTGCGACCGCCGCTGCTGCGATTTCTGA